AGCGCGTGAGGAAGGGCGCCGAGCGCCGTGAAAAATTCCCTGACGTCTTCTTTCGGCAATGGCCGGACCGGCAACGTGAGCACCTGGCGAGTAAGCGAGCGCGACTCGTTGAGCAACTGGCCCCAGAGCTTGCGGGCTTCCCACCAGCGGTCGTAACTGGCGTTGTTCCTGAAGCCGAGAAACACCGCGAGCGCAATGCCTATCAGGGAGAAGGGCGCCGTGGTGTTGAGATTCAGCGAGATCGGCAGAAGGTGGTCGTGGGCCGCCACGGCTACGATCGAAATGCAGAAGATCAGGAAGAGCCGCGGGAGCAATTGCGGAAGGACTGAGCCTCGCCAGGCGAGCAGCATGCGAAACCAATGGAGATGCGGGCGGATGATCATTGGGGGTGGTTTTCTTGCCTGAAGCAGCGGGGGTTCTATTATCGCTTTTTTGTGTTTTTGATCTCGCCGCTCAAACTCCCAGACAAACCGCCCCGGCCGCAACGATCACGCACGCGAGCCAGCGCTTTGCGCTCACCGCTTCCCGCAGAAACACGCGCCCGATCAGCACCGCGAACACCACGCTGGTCTCGCGCAACGCCGATACCGCGCCCATCGCGCCCGACTGCATCGCCCAGATCACGATGCCGTACGCCGCGATCGACACCAGGCCGCCGACGAGCGACGAACCCACTGCGATTGGCGCCGCCCGTACCGGTGTCCACAGCGCCGCGAGTCCGCGCATCGCGACGAACAGCAGCGGCATCAGCCAGTAGAACAGGAACATCCACGCCGTGTAGGTGAGCGCCCGGCCTTCGGATAAGCGCACGCCGATGCCGTCGATCACGGTATAGAGCGCGATCGTCGCCCCGGTCGTCAGCGCGGCCAGCGCACCCGCGCGCGATACGCGCCCGCCTTGCAGCGCGATCGCGATGATGCCGCCCGATATCATCGCAATCCCGAGCGCGTGCAAGGCGCCGATCGCCTCATGCGCGAAAAGCGCGGCGCCGAGCGTGACGAGCAGGGGCGATGAGCCGCGCGCGATCGGATACGCTTGGGCCAGATCGCTGCGGCGGTATGCCCGCACGAGGGTCATGTTGTAGACGATATGCAGGAGCCCCGAGACGACGATATACGGCCACGCCGCGCCGGTCGGCCACGGCGTGAACATGACCACGAAGCTGGAGACCGTTGCGATGGCGATGCTCATCCACGTCATGGACAGGAAACGGTCGCGGTTGCCGTGAAGCATTGCGTTCCAACTCGCGTGGAGCAGGGCTGCAAGCAGAACGAGACCGCCGGTATAACTGAGCATGGGCTCTGGGCCGGAAAGGGTGTGGAAAATTACGCTTCGCGCGTGCACGCCGCCCATCGGCGCTGCAAGCAGGATATCTATCTTGTCGCTCGCTAACAAACGAGTTAAATTGGGTGCTCGCGTTAGATAAACTCTTGTGAATGAAACGGGTATTGCCCCCGCTCAATGCATTGCGAGCCTTCGAGGCCGCAGGCCGACTCGGCAGCTTCAAGGAAGCGGCGGCCGAATTGCACGTGACTCACGGGGCGGTGAGTCAGCAGGTGCGCCTGCTCGAGGAATGGCTAGGCGCACCGCTATTCGAACGGCACAACCGGCGCGTGGTGCTCACCGCGGCGGCGAAGGCCTATCTGGGAGAAATCGGTCCCCTGTTCGAGCAGTTGTCGCAGGCAACCGCGAGATATGGTTTTCCGGAGACGGTCTCCCGCACACTCTCCGTGAATGCGCCTGCCACCTTCACATTGCGCTGGCTGGTGCCGAGACTGGCGAAGTTCCGCGCAGTGCATCCGGACGTGGACGTGAAGGTGGAGACGTCGAACGAGTCGGCGGAGAGTCTGAAAGATATCTATGACATCGTTATCCGGGGTGGTCCGGACACGTTCTACGGCTACTCGATGCGGCCTTTCCTGTCCGAGGAGCGGCTGCCGGTCTGTAGTCCGGCGCTATTGCAGCGACTGCCGCTTCGCACACCCGACGATATGCAGGAGCACACGCTGCTGCACACGTCGAGCCTTCCGCGTCTGTGGCCGGACTGGCTGGCGAGCGCGAAAATTCCCGCACTCAGGCCGGCTGCCGCTCTGACCTTCGACCATTTTTATCTGACGTTGCAAGCCGCCATCGACGGGATAGGCATCGCAATGGGGCCGACCGCGCTGGTATCCGACGATCTCGCGGCCGGCCGGCTTGTCGCGCCGTTCGCCGGCCCTCGTCTGCCGTCGCGGAGCTATTGCACTTATGTTCCGGAGGGGAAGTCCGCGGATGACCTGGTCGTGCTGTTCCGCTCCTGGCTCGAACGCGAGGGGATGTGCTCACGAGCGGAGACGAACCTCTGACCGGAAACGCAGCCCTGCGTCGCGACAGCAGGATTGCCCGAGCAGCCGGACACGGCGTGGCCCCGAGCGTCAGGTAAGAGCGCTGCTGGCCGCGGCCGCACGGCCGCGCAACCAGTTGATGCTCGCGAAGAGCAGCACGGCGAATACGATCAGCATCGTTGCCACGGCGAGAATCGAAGGGTCGATCGAATCGCGAATGCCGCTCCACATCTGCCGCGGCACGGTGGTTTGATCCGGGCCGCCAATGAACAGAATGACGATCACTTCGTCGAACGAAGTCGCGAATGCGAAGACGCTGCCGGTGGCGACAGCGGGCATGATGAGCGGCAGCGTGACGCGCCGGAACGTGACCCAAGGCGCTGCGCCTAGCCCGGAAGCGGCGCGCAACAGGCTTTGATCGAACGAAAGCAGCGACGCCGTCACGGTGATCACCACGAACGGCGTGCCGAGCGCCGCGTGCGCGAGCACCACGCCGGGATACGAGTTCACGAGGCCGAGCGGCGCGAAGATCAGATAGAAGCCCGCGGCGACGACCACGATCGGCACGATCATCGGCGAAATGATGATCGGCATGATCAGCGAGCGCAGCGGAAACTGCGCGCGCGAAAGGCCCAGCGCGGCGAGCGTGCCCAGACACGTGGCGATCAGTGTGGATGCCGCGCCGATGCCGATGCTGTTCAAAAGCGACCGTTGCCAGTCCGCGCTCGTCAGCGCCTGCTCATACCAGCGAAAAGAAAAGCCCTGCATCGGGTACGAGAAATACGAGCCCGAATTGAATGAGAGCGGGATGATCGCGAGAATCGGCGCGATCAGAAAGAAAAGCACGACCGCCGTATGCAGCCGCACCCAGCGCGTGGCGATGCGTTCCGTCAGCACCTTGTTGCGTTGTTCTTGCATGTCGTTCCTTCGTCGTATGCGCGTGTTTCGACCGAGGCTCAACCGAAGCGCAAGCGGTCGATACCGACGATGCGGTTGAACAGGAAATAGAAGATCGCCGTGAAGATCACGAGGTAGGCCGAGAGTGCGCCGGCGAGCCCCCAGTTGAGCTGCGTATTGGTCTGTATCGCGATGAGCTGGCTGATCATCTCGTCGCCTGCGCCGCCGAGCAGCGCGGGCGTGATGTAGTAGCCGAGCGCGAGCACGAATACGAGGAAGCAGCCTGCGCCCACGCCCGGCAGCGTCTGCGGAATGTAGACGCGCACGAACGCGGTGAACGGATGCGCCCCGAGCGATTGCGCGGCCCGCACGTAGACGGGCGATACGCTTTTCATCACCGAGTAGATGGCGAGAATCATGTACGGCAGGAGCACGTGCGTCATGCCGATGAGCACACCCGTGCGGTTGAAGATGAGCGGCAGCGGATGCGTGGCGAGCCCGAGACCCGTCAGCAGACTGTTGATGACGCCGCCCGGTTGCAGCAAAACGTACCATGCAGTCGTGCGTACGAGCAGCGAGGTCCAGAATGGCACGATCACGAACAGCATCAGGCGGTTGCTGCTTTTCGCGGGCAAGTTCGCGAGCAGCCATGCAACCGGATAGCCGAGCACGAGGCACAGCAGCGTGACCGTGGCGCTGATCGAGATCGTGCGCGCAAAGGCCTGCCGATAGATCGACGCATTGTCCGGCACGAACGCGACCGAGCCTTGCTGCGTGACTTGCGCATCGACGGCGGCGAGCAGATAGTCCGGCGTTGGCGACGCGGCGGCGCGCTTCAGCAGGCGCCAGATTTCCGGCGAATTCCAGCGTTCGTCGAGTTCGATGAGCGCCGGTTTCCATGCGGGCGGCGCATCGGCGGGAAGTTGGCGCGCGGTGCGCATCAACAGGCTGCGGAACTCGGCCTGGTCAAAGTTCAGCCGCCGCGCGACGGTGCCGAGCTGTCCGCTCTGCTGCGCCTCGCGGAGCCCCGCGGCGAGCAGGGCGAACATGGGCTCGTCCGGCACGCCGCGGCCGTCCCACGCGTCGAGCGCGCGCGTGAGCGCCGGCATGCCGTTGGACATCTCGTGGTTCTGCACGCTGCGCGCGAGCAGCAGCGCGATTGGTGCGATGAACGTCGAAACGAGGAACACGATCAGCGGCAGCGCGAGCAACAGTGCCCGCACCGACGCGCGGCGGCGCGCCTTCTGAAATGACGCGCCGCCGTCGGCTCTCGTCGGAGAGCCGACGGCTGTGGCGCGGGCCGAAGCGGGCATGCTGGTAGTCACGTTGGGCTCTCGTCGGACGATGGGGTTACTGCGTCAGCCACACCTGGAAGCGCTTGTTGATCTGGTCCGCGTTGTCGGCCCAGAAGGTTGCGTTGATCTGCAACGCGCGCTTGAAGTTCTGCGGTGACGTCGGCAGATCGGCGAGCCGCTGCTTGTCGACGAGCGCGATCGCGTCCTTGCGCGGCGGCGCATAGGCGATGTATTTCGACAGGTCCGCATATGCCTTCGGCTGCGACGCCGAGACGATGAACTTCGCGGCGTCGTCGGCATGTTTCGCGCCGGTCGGCACGCCCCACCAGTCGAAGTCGTAGACCTGTGCGTCCCAGACGGCCTTGAACGGCTTGTTGTCCTTCTTCGCGGCGTCGTCGATGCGGCCGTTGTAGGCCTGCGTCATCACGACCGCGCCGTCCGCGAGTAGTTGCGGCGCCTGCGCGCCCGACTCCCACCACACAATGCTCTTCTTGATCGTGTCGAGTTTCTTGAATGCGCGATCCACGCCGGCGGGCGTGCCGAGTACTTTGTAGACATCCTTGGGATCGACGCCGTCGGCGATCAGCGCCCATTCCATCGACACCTTCGGCGACTTGCGCAGACCGCGCTTGCCGGGGAATTTCTGCAGATCGAAGAAGTCGTTGACGGTGGTCGGTGCGGTCTTGAGCTTGCTGGCATCGTAGGCGTAGACCGTGGACCAGACCATGCTCGCGACCGCGCAATCGCTGATCGAGCCGGGGATGAAGTCGCTCGTCTTGCCGAGCGACTTCTTGTCGAATTTCTGCAGGAGGCCTTCGTCGCAGGCGGTGATCGCGTCGTTTGTTTCGAGGTCGATCAGGTCCCACGTGGTGTTCTTCGCCTGCTCCATCGCGGAGAGCTTGGCGAGGCCGCCGTCATACGATTCGGTCGAAAAGCCGATGCCGGTAGCCTGCGTGAACGGCTCGAAATAGGCCTTCTTCGCGGCCGCTTCATACGCGCCGCCGAAGGTCACGACGGAGAGCGTCTCCGCTGCCTGGGAGGCCGCGGCGGTGAACGCGAGCACGGCGAGTGCGGCGCATTGTGCTTTGAGGTTGTTGCGCATATCAGTTGGCTCCTGCGGCTGCTGTAGTGATGATGGAAGGTGAAGGCGGTGTGGATACCTGGAGCGCGGGCGCGCTGCGTGGCGAGCTCGCCGCGAGAATCTTGCAGTCGTCGTGGCGCCACGCGATTTCGATCTCGCTGCCAGGCGAGGGCAGCGCGTGGCGCTGCGTGTTGGGCACTTTTACGACGATGGAATCGCGCGAGCCGAGCTTCAGGTGCACGCGATGATGGTCGCCGCAATACACCAGTTCCTCGACGCGCGCGCGTACCACGTTGCTGTGCTCATCGACCTGAATGCCTTCCGCGCTCGGGATATGCGCGCGTTCGGGGCGCAACGCGAGCATCGCTTCGTCGTCCGCGCGCAGGCCGGGTTCGCAACGGCCGCGAATCACGCTGCCGTCCGACAGCGTGAGCGTCGCCCAGTCGTCGCTCACATTGACGACGCGCCCGGTCAGCCCATTGTTCTCGCCGACGAAATTAGCGACGAAGGCGTTCTGCGCGTTCTCATAGAGTTCGCTCGGCGTGGCGGCCTGCTGGATACGGCCATCCGAGAACACGGCCACGCGATCGGACATGGTCAGCGCTTCGGCCTGATCGTGCGTCACATAGACGATCGTGAGCGACAGTTCGCGATGCAGGCGCATGATTTCGTATTGCATGGTTTCGCGCAGGCGCTTGTCGAGCGCGCCGAGCGGCTCGTCCATCAACACGACGCTCGGCTCGAACACGAGTGCGCGGGCGAGCGCCACGCGCTGCTGCTGGCCGCCCGAGAGTTGCACGGGGCGCCGGTTCGCCAGATGCGGCAACTCGATCATGTCGAGTGCGCGTTTTACGCGCGTCTTCTGCTCGGCGCGGCTTACGTGGCGAACGGAGAGCGGAAACGCGACGTTCTCCGCAATCGTCAGATGCGGAAAGAGCGCGTAGTTCTGAAACACCATGCCGATGTCGCGTTGATGCGGCGGCTTGTCGTCGAGCCGGCGGCCGTCGAGACGGATCTCGCCGTGCGTGGGCGATTCGAACCCCGCGAGCATCATGAGCGTCGTCGTCTTGCCCGAGCCGGACGGACCGAGCAGCGACAGGAATTCTCCCTTGCGCACGTCGAGGTTCAAATCGTCGACGACATATTGCGTGCCGTCGTACGTTTTGCTCACGCCCGAGAACGAAATGAAGGAAGGGTTTGACATCGTAATTGCGTCCTGTCGATGAAGCGGGTTCAATGCGTGCCGAGCTTGGTCGCGGCGATTTTGCTCACAAGGTAGCGCGCGAAGTCGTAGTTCGGGCGTTCGAGATGGCTCAGGTGGCCGGGCCGCGCGAGCGGCGCGTGTACGCCGCGAAAGACTGCTTCCACGCCGCGTTTGTCTTCCGCGTTCACTTCGTCGAGCAGTTTCTTCAGCGTCGTCATGTGCGCGTTGGCCTCGGGATCCGCGATGAACTCCGGCGCAAGCCCGCCGCCGAAGCGGATATGCACGCGTCCCACACCTTGAGGCTGCAACACCAGATACCAGAAGTAACCCGGTGTGAGCGTGACGAGATGCGTCGGATAGATTGCGAGCAGTGCCGTAGTTTTGCGCCAGTGTCCCGTGAGACGCGTGTTATCCGGATGCGCATTGCCGATCGGCAAGCTCGCTTCCTTCGTGATCCAGTGATAGTTGAAGGCGGGATAGCCCGGCGGGCATTCCATTTCCTCAAGCCGCGAATGCGGCCCTACCGTCGCGCGATGCAGCATCGGCAGGTGATAGCTCTCCATGAAGTTTTCCGCGAGGATCTTCCAGTTCGTGTCCCACACGTGCTCTTCATAGAAGGTTTCAATGTAGTCCGACATACCGTATGCGCCGACCAGCTCGCTCAAGCTGGCGAGCTGCAAGTGAACGGGCGGCGCGTTTTCGTCGAGAGTCACGTAGAGCCAGCCTTGCCATTCTTCGCAGCGTACGGCGGGCAGCTTGTAGGCCTCCTTGCAGAAGCCTTCTTGTCGATCCATCAGCGGCGCGCCTTGCAGCGCACCGTCCAGCGAATAGTTCCACGCGTGATAGGGGCACACGACGCGACGCACATTGCCGCGCCCTTCGAGCAGTACCGACATGCGATGCAGGCACACATTCGACATTGCCTTGAGTTGCATCTGTTCGTCGCGCAAGATGACGATGGGTTGCGCGCCAATACGCGTCGTCAGGTAATCGCCGGGTACTTTGAGCGCACTGGCGCGGCCGACGCATTGCCATTCGCGCTCGAAGATTGCGCGCTCTTCCAGTGTGAGAAATTCGGGCGACGTATAGACACCGGGCGGCATTGCATGCGCGTCGCTGAAGGGTCGCTCGCAACCCGTCTGCAACTCGTCGACAAGCGCTTGCACTGCAATCGTCCTTGCCGGGTTGGTCATGGTGTCCTCCTGGATTCATCGCGGTAAGAGCGCGCCAGCACGAGGCTTGCTAGTGCAGCGCTCAACATGGACACCAATCTATCAAGCCAAATTGCAAGCCAAAATATTGTTTTCAGATACAGATCAAAGTTTTTACCTATGCAAGGTGCACCGGCTCGAAACGGGCGAGCACGCTTTGCCGATCAATCGTCGAGATGCAGCCGCCGGATATACGTCTCGCAGAACGACGCGAAGCGATGCACCACCTGGCGTGGTTTCATCGTGCGCGATTGCGCGATGCCGAGCATCGTCGCGTTGACATTGTCTTTGAAGCGTTTAATGACGAACTCTTCTCCATCCACGGTGCGATTCGATTTGAGTGGGAAGTTGAGCAGGCTATAGCCGAGGCCGTTGGCCACCATGCCGCGCACAACTTCCGGCTGCGACGAACGGAACGCGGGCACGGGGCGGTTGCCCACCGCATCGAAGAGCGCGGCGAAATACTCGCGACTGTGCGGCAGATCGAGCATCACATACGGCTCGGGCAGAAGGTCTGCGAGCGATACCTTGCGGGCACGCGCGAGGCGGTGCGTTCTCGGCAGGATCGCGTAGGGCGGCAGCGAGAGCAGCGGCGTGAACGCAATATCCTCCGTCAAATCGAGGCTATAGGTGAGGGCGATGTCGAGCGAGCCGTCGTGCAGGCCGCGCAACAGCCCATCCTGATGCGCCTCGACAGTGCGGAACGAGATACCCGTGTGCTCGGCCGTGAAGCGGCTGATGAGCCGCGGCATGAGCGGCGGCGCGAGCGAGACGAGGCAGCCGAGCGCGATGGCGCCTGTCATGCCGCCGTCCATTTCCTTGGCGGCCATCTGCAGTTCTTCCGCGATCTTCAGCAGATTGCGCGCTTGCCCGAGCAGATCGCGCCCCGCTTGCGTGAGCGAGAGACCGCTCGCGTGATGCCGTATGAAGAGTTGCACGCCGAACGACACTTCGAGGTCCGCAAGCGCTGTCGAGATCGACGGCTGCGAGATGTGCAGACGCTTCGCGGCGGCCGTGAAAGACAGCGCTTCCGCGGTGACCACGAAATAACGCAACTGGCGCAGCGAGTAGCGCAGGGGGTGGCTCTCCATCGACTTATGCTCCCTGTTCGAGGCCTTCAATGGATGGGATTGTGGGGTGGTCAAAAAGGCATGCATAGGAAAATCCGATGCTATGCATTTTTTAAATATATTTTTCAGATTCCGGCCGGGCGCGTAGATTTTCACGAGCACGAACGGCCCAAGGCGGCACGCGCCACCGCAAAACACGACTGGGTCCGCCACGGTTGCGAGCGTTCGAAGGCCGCGAAGCCGCAACCGAATCGAAACATTCCGTCTTTCAGAAGGACACAGCCATGACAGTGGAAACAACGTCAATCGATACGCTGGTGGTCGGCGCCGGCCAGGCCGGCGTCGCCATGAGCGAACACCTGAGCAGGCTCGGCGTGCCGCACCTCGTCCTCGAGCGCGCCCGTATCGCCGAGCGCTGGCGCACGGGACGTTGGGATTCGCTGGTTGCCAACGGCCCCGCATGGCACGATCGTTTCCCCAATCTCGAGTTTGCCGATGTCGACCCGGACGCTTTCGCGCCGAAAGAGCAGGTCGCGGACTATTTCGTCGCTTATGCGAAGAAATTCGATGCGCCGATCCGCACCGGCGTGGAAGTGAAGAATGTCGTGCGCAATGCAGGGCGGCAGGGCTTCACGATCGAAACGTCGGAGGGCACGATCGAGGCCAATCGCGTGGTGGTCGCGACCGGACCTTTCCAGCGCCCGGTCATTCCGCCGATCGCGCCGCAAGATTCGAGTCTCACGCAGATTCATTCCGCCGACTATCGCAATCCGGGGCAATTGCCCGAAGGGGGCGTGCTGGTCATAGGCGGCGGATCGTCGGGCGTGCAGATCGCTGACGAGTTGCAACGTGCGGGCAGGCGCGTTTATCTGTCGGTCGGCGCGCATGACCGTCCGCCGCGCGCTTATCGCGGCCGAGACTTCTGCTGGTGGCTGGGCGTGCTCGGCGAATGGGACGCGGAGGTCATGAAACCCGGCAGGGAACACGTCACCATTGCGGTGAGCGGCGCGCGTGGCGGCCATACGGTGGACTTCAGGCGTCTCGCGAATCAGGGCATCACGCTGGTCGGATTGACGAAATCGTTCGACAACGGCGTGGCGATCTTCGAAACGAATCTCGCGGAGAACATCGCGCGCGGCGACGAGAACTATCTGTCGCTGCTGGACGCCGCCGATGCCTATGCTGCCCGCAATGGCCTCGATCTTCCGGAGGAACCCGAAGCCCGCATCATTCCTGCTGATCCCGAGTGCGTGACGCAGCCGTTGCACGATCTCGATCTGGCGAAAGCCGGCGTGACGTCGATTGTCTGGGCGACCGGCTATGCACTCGATTTCAGCTGGTTGAACGTCGACGCTTTCGATGAAAAGGGTAAGCCGAAACATCAACGCGGCGTGGCAAAAGAGCCCGGCATCTATTTCCTCGGTTTGCCCTGGCTGTCGCGCCGCGGTTCCGCGTTTATCTGGGGCGTGTGGCACGACGCGAAGCACATTGCCGATCACATCGTCACGCAGCGCAAATATCTTGCCTATTACGACGACTCGCAACGCCATGCACAGGGCGGCAGCGAGGAAAGCACCGGCAACACGTCCCACGATTCACGCGTTCACAAAGTCAGCGAGTTGGGCGTGAATTGATGTGTATGCTTCTTTAATCCGCGATCCGTATCCGTTTCTCCCTAGCATTGAGGTGCATTGATGAGCCAACCCACGCACACCCGTATCCGCATGTTCAACACGAAGGATACGTATCCGAACCAGACGCTCGACAACGATCTTTGTCAGGCCGTGCGCGCCGGCAATACCGTTTATGTGCGCGGTCAGGTGGGCACGGATTTCGAAGGCCGCCTGGTCGGCCTCGGTGATCCGCGCGCCCAGGCCGAGCAGGCAATGAAGAACGTCAAACAGTTGCTCGCGGAAGCGGGCAGCGATTTGTCGCACGTCGTCAAGACCACGACGTTTCTGACCGACATCCGCTACCGCGAGCCGGTCTATCAGGAAGTCGGCAAGTGGTTGAAGGGCGTGTTTCCTATTTCCACCGGCCTGGTGGTGGTCGCGCTCGGTCAGCCGCAGTGGTTGATGGAGATCGATGTCGTCGCGGTCATTCCGGATGGATGGACGCCGCCGACGGCCTAAGGAGCGGGACATGACATTCTCTATCGTCGGACGTTGTCCCGAATCCGGGCAGCTTGGAATCGCTATCAGTTCGTCCAGCATCGCGGTGGGCGCCCGGTGCCCGTGGGTTCGCGCAGGCGTGGGCGCGGTGGCGACGCAGAACGTCACGCTGCCAGCGCTCGGCCCGCAGATTCTCGATCTTCTGGAGAACGGACAATCCGATCCGGCCGCTGCGCTGGAGCGCGCGCTTGGCGCGAACGAATGGAGCGAGTACCGGCAGGTGACGGTGATCGATAGCCAGGGCCGCACAGCTTTCTTCAGCGGCAAGGAAGCGTTGGGCACGTATCACGCCGTGGCCGGCAAGCAATGTGTGGCCGCGGGCAACATGCTCGCCGGCGTCGAAGTAATCGAGGCGATGGTTCCGGCGTTCGAGCAGGCAACGGGCACGCTCGCCGATCGCTTGCTAGCGGCCATGCATGCCGCAATGGCGGCCGGCGGCGAAGCCGGGCCCGTGCATTCGGCGGCGCTCAGTATTGTGGGCGAACCGAGTTGGCCGATCGTCGATTTGCGGGTCGATTGGGCGGATGACGATCCCCTCGGCCAGCTCGACCATCTATGGCAGGCATATCGGCCGCAGATGCAGGATTACGTGACCCGGGCGCTGAATCCGACTGCCGCGCCCAGCTACGGAGTGCCAGGCGATGAATGACCGATCCAGCCGGGCGCTGCTGGAACAACTGATCGGCTTCGCCACGGTCAGCCGCGAGTCCAATCTGGACATGATCGAATTCATTCGGGATTACCTCGGGGAACTCGGAGTCGAGAGCGAGTTGTTCTACAACGCCGAGCGCACCAAGGCGAATCTGTTCGCGACCATCGGTCCGCGTGAGCGTGGCGGTATCGTGCTGTCCGGTCACACCGACGTGGTGCCGGTCGAAGGCCAGGCGTGGACCGTCGACGCATTCTGCCTTACCGAACGCGACGGGCGGCTCTATGGCCGCGGCACGGCCGACATGAAGGGCTTCATCGCTTCGGTGCTGGCGGCAGTGCCTGTGTTTCTTGAGCGCGAACTGAAGCTGCCGGTCCATCTCGCCTTTTCGTACGACGAGGAAGTGGGATGCCTCGGCGTGCGGCCCATGCTGGCGGAACTGGAGCGGCGCCCGCATAAGCCGACTCTGTGCCTGATCGGCGAGCCGACCGAACTCAAGCCGGTGCTGGGTCACAAGGGCAAGCTGGCGATGCGTTGTCACGTGAAAGGCGCGGCTTGCCATTCGGCTTATGCGCCGTACGGCGTCAATGCCATTCAATACGCGGCGCGCATGATC
This genomic stretch from Paraburkholderia dioscoreae harbors:
- a CDS encoding SRPBCC family protein; the encoded protein is MTNPARTIAVQALVDELQTGCERPFSDAHAMPPGVYTSPEFLTLEERAIFEREWQCVGRASALKVPGDYLTTRIGAQPIVILRDEQMQLKAMSNVCLHRMSVLLEGRGNVRRVVCPYHAWNYSLDGALQGAPLMDRQEGFCKEAYKLPAVRCEEWQGWLYVTLDENAPPVHLQLASLSELVGAYGMSDYIETFYEEHVWDTNWKILAENFMESYHLPMLHRATVGPHSRLEEMECPPGYPAFNYHWITKEASLPIGNAHPDNTRLTGHWRKTTALLAIYPTHLVTLTPGYFWYLVLQPQGVGRVHIRFGGGLAPEFIADPEANAHMTTLKKLLDEVNAEDKRGVEAVFRGVHAPLARPGHLSHLERPNYDFARYLVSKIAATKLGTH
- the gcvA gene encoding transcriptional regulator GcvA; the encoded protein is MKRVLPPLNALRAFEAAGRLGSFKEAAAELHVTHGAVSQQVRLLEEWLGAPLFERHNRRVVLTAAAKAYLGEIGPLFEQLSQATARYGFPETVSRTLSVNAPATFTLRWLVPRLAKFRAVHPDVDVKVETSNESAESLKDIYDIVIRGGPDTFYGYSMRPFLSEERLPVCSPALLQRLPLRTPDDMQEHTLLHTSSLPRLWPDWLASAKIPALRPAAALTFDHFYLTLQAAIDGIGIAMGPTALVSDDLAAGRLVAPFAGPRLPSRSYCTYVPEGKSADDLVVLFRSWLEREGMCSRAETNL
- a CDS encoding DMT family transporter; protein product: MLSYTGGLVLLAALLHASWNAMLHGNRDRFLSMTWMSIAIATVSSFVVMFTPWPTGAAWPYIVVSGLLHIVYNMTLVRAYRRSDLAQAYPIARGSSPLLVTLGAALFAHEAIGALHALGIAMISGGIIAIALQGGRVSRAGALAALTTGATIALYTVIDGIGVRLSEGRALTYTAWMFLFYWLMPLLFVAMRGLAALWTPVRAAPIAVGSSLVGGLVSIAAYGIVIWAMQSGAMGAVSALRETSVVFAVLIGRVFLREAVSAKRWLACVIVAAGAVCLGV
- a CDS encoding ABC transporter permease; translation: MQEQRNKVLTERIATRWVRLHTAVVLFFLIAPILAIIPLSFNSGSYFSYPMQGFSFRWYEQALTSADWQRSLLNSIGIGAASTLIATCLGTLAALGLSRAQFPLRSLIMPIIISPMIVPIVVVAAGFYLIFAPLGLVNSYPGVVLAHAALGTPFVVITVTASLLSFDQSLLRAASGLGAAPWVTFRRVTLPLIMPAVATGSVFAFATSFDEVIVILFIGGPDQTTVPRQMWSGIRDSIDPSILAVATMLIVFAVLLFASINWLRGRAAAASSALT
- a CDS encoding ABC transporter permease, with the translated sequence MPASARATAVGSPTRADGGASFQKARRRASVRALLLALPLIVFLVSTFIAPIALLLARSVQNHEMSNGMPALTRALDAWDGRGVPDEPMFALLAAGLREAQQSGQLGTVARRLNFDQAEFRSLLMRTARQLPADAPPAWKPALIELDERWNSPEIWRLLKRAAASPTPDYLLAAVDAQVTQQGSVAFVPDNASIYRQAFARTISISATVTLLCLVLGYPVAWLLANLPAKSSNRLMLFVIVPFWTSLLVRTTAWYVLLQPGGVINSLLTGLGLATHPLPLIFNRTGVLIGMTHVLLPYMILAIYSVMKSVSPVYVRAAQSLGAHPFTAFVRVYIPQTLPGVGAGCFLVFVLALGYYITPALLGGAGDEMISQLIAIQTNTQLNWGLAGALSAYLVIFTAIFYFLFNRIVGIDRLRFG
- a CDS encoding ABC transporter ATP-binding protein — translated: MSNPSFISFSGVSKTYDGTQYVVDDLNLDVRKGEFLSLLGPSGSGKTTTLMMLAGFESPTHGEIRLDGRRLDDKPPHQRDIGMVFQNYALFPHLTIAENVAFPLSVRHVSRAEQKTRVKRALDMIELPHLANRRPVQLSGGQQQRVALARALVFEPSVVLMDEPLGALDKRLRETMQYEIMRLHRELSLTIVYVTHDQAEALTMSDRVAVFSDGRIQQAATPSELYENAQNAFVANFVGENNGLTGRVVNVSDDWATLTLSDGSVIRGRCEPGLRADDEAMLALRPERAHIPSAEGIQVDEHSNVVRARVEELVYCGDHHRVHLKLGSRDSIVVKVPNTQRHALPSPGSEIEIAWRHDDCKILAASSPRSAPALQVSTPPSPSIITTAAAGAN
- a CDS encoding ABC transporter substrate-binding protein → MRNNLKAQCAALAVLAFTAAASQAAETLSVVTFGGAYEAAAKKAYFEPFTQATGIGFSTESYDGGLAKLSAMEQAKNTTWDLIDLETNDAITACDEGLLQKFDKKSLGKTSDFIPGSISDCAVASMVWSTVYAYDASKLKTAPTTVNDFFDLQKFPGKRGLRKSPKVSMEWALIADGVDPKDVYKVLGTPAGVDRAFKKLDTIKKSIVWWESGAQAPQLLADGAVVMTQAYNGRIDDAAKKDNKPFKAVWDAQVYDFDWWGVPTGAKHADDAAKFIVSASQPKAYADLSKYIAYAPPRKDAIALVDKQRLADLPTSPQNFKRALQINATFWADNADQINKRFQVWLTQ
- a CDS encoding LysR family transcriptional regulator, with the translated sequence MESHPLRYSLRQLRYFVVTAEALSFTAAAKRLHISQPSISTALADLEVSFGVQLFIRHHASGLSLTQAGRDLLGQARNLLKIAEELQMAAKEMDGGMTGAIALGCLVSLAPPLMPRLISRFTAEHTGISFRTVEAHQDGLLRGLHDGSLDIALTYSLDLTEDIAFTPLLSLPPYAILPRTHRLARARKVSLADLLPEPYVMLDLPHSREYFAALFDAVGNRPVPAFRSSQPEVVRGMVANGLGYSLLNFPLKSNRTVDGEEFVIKRFKDNVNATMLGIAQSRTMKPRQVVHRFASFCETYIRRLHLDD